From the Roseibium salinum genome, one window contains:
- the cobA gene encoding uroporphyrinogen-III C-methyltransferase: MNATERNNSLPDDLPEFEPGWVWLAGAGPGDPGLLTLHALNGLRQADVVVYDALVDQSILDWVKPGAVTDYAGKRGGKPSPKQRDITLKLIDYAREGKRVLRLKGGDPFVFGRGGEEALGLVEAGVPFRIIPGITAGIGGLAYAGIPATHRDCNQAVTFLTGHDQTGLTPDAINWDGIAKGSPVIVMYMAMKHLEAIAGKLIAGGRSVDEPVGIVCNASLAGQQVLETTLGRCFTDAQAAGLEPPAVVCVGEVVRLRSGLDWLGALSGKVLRPDPLGLRASKRSADAG, encoded by the coding sequence ATGAACGCTACAGAACGCAACAACTCTCTGCCTGACGATCTGCCTGAATTCGAGCCCGGCTGGGTGTGGCTTGCCGGCGCCGGCCCGGGGGATCCGGGCCTGCTGACGCTGCATGCGCTCAATGGCCTCAGGCAGGCGGATGTGGTCGTCTATGACGCGCTTGTGGACCAGAGCATTCTGGACTGGGTGAAGCCCGGCGCGGTCACCGACTATGCGGGCAAGCGCGGCGGCAAGCCGAGCCCGAAGCAGCGCGACATCACGTTGAAGCTCATCGACTATGCCCGCGAGGGCAAACGTGTCCTGCGCCTCAAGGGCGGCGACCCGTTCGTCTTCGGCCGGGGCGGGGAAGAGGCTCTCGGCCTTGTCGAAGCGGGCGTGCCGTTCCGCATCATTCCCGGGATCACGGCCGGCATCGGCGGCCTTGCCTATGCGGGCATCCCGGCAACCCACCGGGACTGCAACCAGGCGGTCACTTTCCTGACCGGCCATGACCAGACAGGCCTGACGCCGGACGCGATCAACTGGGACGGCATCGCCAAGGGCTCGCCGGTCATCGTCATGTACATGGCGATGAAGCATCTGGAAGCCATAGCCGGCAAACTGATTGCCGGTGGACGGTCTGTGGACGAGCCTGTGGGCATCGTGTGCAATGCATCCCTGGCCGGCCAACAGGTGCTGGAGACGACCCTCGGCCGCTGCTTCACGGATGCGCAGGCTGCCGGACTGGAGCCGCCGGCGGTGGTCTGCGTCGGTGAGGTGGTGCGCCTGCGCAGCGGCCTCGACTGGCTCGGCGCGCTCTCGGGCAAGGTACTCAGGCCCGACCCGCTTGGCCTTCGCGCAAGCAAGCGTTCGGCTGATGCCGGATAA
- a CDS encoding cobalt-precorrin-5B (C(1))-methyltransferase, with translation MSKDEPKELRRGWTTGACATAAAKAAYTALLTGTFPDPVEITLPKGGTAAFVLTGHNLCETEAFATITKDAGDDPDVTHGALITSTIRLLAKGAGVTFSAGEGVGTVTRPGLPIPPGEPAINPVPRQMMRTAIEEVASLYGGSGDVEIKVSIEGGAVLAQKTMNSRLGIVGGLSVLGTTGIVRPFSCASWIASIHRGVDVARAIGLTHVVGATGAASEDAVRARYQLDETAMLDMGDFAGGLLKYLRSHPVEKLTLAGGFAKFTKLAQGALDLHSARSSVDFAFLQELLREAGAPNDLIEAAGSANTAKEVLDRALAEGIDLSAPLARRTKDAVRQMLRDAPVDVEILITDRQGKVLGECGFGG, from the coding sequence ATGTCGAAGGACGAGCCAAAAGAACTGCGGCGGGGATGGACGACGGGAGCCTGTGCAACGGCGGCCGCGAAGGCCGCCTATACCGCGCTTCTGACCGGCACGTTTCCCGATCCCGTCGAGATAACGCTGCCGAAGGGCGGCACGGCCGCCTTTGTCCTGACCGGGCACAATCTTTGCGAAACCGAAGCTTTCGCCACGATCACCAAGGATGCGGGAGACGATCCGGACGTCACCCATGGCGCGCTGATCACCTCCACAATCCGCCTGCTGGCGAAGGGGGCCGGAGTGACGTTCAGCGCCGGGGAAGGCGTGGGCACGGTCACCCGGCCCGGACTGCCGATCCCGCCGGGAGAACCAGCGATCAATCCGGTGCCGCGCCAGATGATGCGCACCGCCATTGAAGAAGTGGCCTCCTTGTATGGTGGGTCCGGAGACGTCGAGATCAAGGTCTCCATCGAAGGCGGGGCCGTACTGGCGCAAAAGACCATGAACTCCAGGCTCGGCATTGTCGGCGGGCTTTCGGTGCTGGGAACCACCGGCATCGTGCGGCCCTTCTCCTGCGCGTCCTGGATCGCCTCGATCCATCGCGGCGTCGATGTCGCCCGGGCGATCGGGCTCACCCACGTGGTGGGTGCCACGGGCGCGGCCTCGGAGGATGCGGTGCGCGCCCGCTATCAGCTGGACGAGACGGCTATGCTGGACATGGGCGATTTCGCCGGCGGGCTTCTCAAGTATCTGCGCAGCCATCCGGTCGAGAAGCTGACGCTCGCCGGAGGATTTGCCAAGTTCACCAAGCTGGCGCAGGGGGCGCTCGATCTTCATTCGGCCCGGAGCTCGGTCGACTTCGCCTTTCTTCAGGAACTCCTGCGCGAGGCCGGAGCGCCGAACGACCTGATCGAAGCCGCCGGGTCGGCCAACACGGCCAAGGAAGTGCTCGACCGTGCGCTTGCCGAGGGCATCGACCTCAGCGCTCCGCTGGCGCGGCGGACCAAGGACGCAGTCCGTCAGATGCTGCGGGACGCCCCGGTCGATGTTGAAATCCTGATCACCGACCGGCAGGGCAAGGTTCTGGGGGAATGCGGCTTTGGCGGCTGA
- a CDS encoding cobalt-precorrin-6A reductase encodes MAAERHHILLLAGTQEARLLAKALADAFPERRLTVSFAGAVRDLPELDVPVRVGGFGGVAGLIDYAGRDKVSLIIDATHPFAARMSGNAVEAARALDLPLIRLERPQWTSEPGDRWHPVASTTEAAARLPAGARAFLAIGRKDIQLFCRRTDIFGLVRMIEPPSAPLPEHWKLILKRPPLSAEEEIALFQTHRISHVVTKNSGGMSSYAKIDAARRLGLDVIMVERPVLAETETVPDIRAVIRALGSAP; translated from the coding sequence TTGGCGGCTGAGCGGCACCATATCCTGCTGCTTGCCGGAACCCAGGAAGCACGCCTGCTGGCAAAGGCGCTGGCCGATGCCTTCCCGGAAAGACGGCTGACCGTGTCCTTTGCCGGCGCCGTGCGCGACCTGCCCGAGCTTGATGTGCCGGTGCGCGTCGGCGGCTTCGGCGGCGTGGCGGGACTGATCGACTATGCGGGACGGGATAAGGTCTCGCTCATCATCGATGCCACCCACCCTTTCGCGGCCCGGATGAGCGGCAATGCGGTGGAGGCAGCGCGGGCGCTCGACCTGCCGCTGATCCGGCTGGAGCGCCCACAGTGGACGTCTGAGCCCGGTGACAGATGGCATCCGGTCGCTTCGACGACCGAGGCTGCCGCACGCCTGCCCGCCGGCGCCCGCGCCTTCCTGGCGATCGGCCGCAAGGACATTCAGCTGTTCTGTCGCCGGACGGATATCTTCGGCCTGGTCCGAATGATCGAGCCGCCATCGGCACCGCTTCCGGAGCACTGGAAGCTCATCCTCAAGCGCCCGCCGCTCTCGGCAGAAGAAGAAATCGCTCTCTTCCAGACCCACCGCATCAGCCATGTCGTCACCAAGAACAGCGGCGGAATGAGTTCCTACGCCAAGATCGACGCAGCACGCCGTCTCGGGCTGGATGTGATCATGGTCGAACGGCCGGTGCTTGCGGAGACGGAAACGGTGCCGGATATCCGGGCGGTGATCCGGGCGCTAGGGTCCGCACCCTAG